A window from Candidatus Gracilibacteria bacterium encodes these proteins:
- a CDS encoding helix-turn-helix transcriptional regulator, with translation MAFSKEILKGSIELIVLQTLDDLDEAYGYQLTSAIEKSSASIFQFQESTLYPLLYRLEEKGFLESEWKQKGEKKRRYYKLTREGKRVLQEETVQFKHFLKGMNKILRTEAHA, from the coding sequence ATGGCATTTTCCAAGGAAATTTTAAAGGGGAGTATTGAGCTCATCGTGCTGCAAACGCTGGACGATTTGGATGAGGCTTATGGGTACCAACTCACTTCCGCCATCGAAAAATCCAGCGCATCCATTTTTCAATTTCAAGAAAGCACGCTGTATCCCTTGTTATACCGTTTGGAAGAAAAAGGCTTTTTAGAAAGTGAGTGGAAACAAAAAGGGGAGAAAAAAAGGCGTTACTACAAGCTCACGCGGGAGGGGAAACGAGTGCTGCAAGAAGAAACGGTGCAATTCAAGCATTTCCTCAAGGGAATGAATAAGATTTTAAGAACAGAAGCCCATGCATAA
- a CDS encoding manganese efflux pump MntP family protein, which produces MLMFQIFLTAFGLSMDACAASVAMGARFKHLMLRLLGLSLLFGVFQAGMPLLGYALGAPFERFIAPVDHWIAFAILCLLGLNMIFDWQKENEIEESAKKLSWKVMFSLAFATSIDAFVVGIGMSAMQWPLLISVLMIGGVTLAFSVLGVFVGRRFGAFLSGYAEKFGGVVLIFLGCKILFSHLFF; this is translated from the coding sequence ATGTTGATGTTTCAAATCTTTCTCACGGCGTTTGGGCTTTCGATGGATGCTTGTGCGGCTTCGGTGGCGATGGGCGCACGATTTAAGCATTTGATGCTGAGGCTGCTGGGTTTGAGTTTGCTTTTTGGTGTTTTTCAGGCAGGGATGCCGCTGCTGGGTTATGCCTTGGGCGCACCTTTTGAACGGTTCATTGCACCGGTGGACCATTGGATTGCCTTTGCGATTCTTTGTTTACTTGGGCTCAATATGATTTTTGACTGGCAGAAGGAAAACGAGATTGAAGAGTCGGCGAAAAAACTGTCTTGGAAAGTGATGTTCAGTTTGGCTTTTGCCACCAGTATTGATGCTTTTGTGGTGGGAATTGGAATGTCGGCGATGCAGTGGCCTTTGCTGATTTCTGTTTTGATGATTGGAGGCGTCACTTTGGCGTTCTCCGTTCTTGGCGTCTTTGTGGGCAGACGGTTTGGTGCTTTTCTTTCAGGTTACGCTGAAAAATTTGGCGGAGTTGTTTTGATTTTCCTGGGCTGCAAGATTTTATTCAGTCACCTTTTTTTCTAA